TATTCTGCTTGTTACACTTTTAAATAATGAGAAACCGACAAATaacttatattaaaaatattttttgacaaataaccTGATgttaaaaccaaaaaataacttttaactACGGTCAAGAAAGATCAAAattacttgatgtcagaattgatTATCGAACTAAATTAAACGGTCTAATAATGACCATATACCTGCGATGAAATGTGACAAAAGAAATAGGATCCAACCCAAACCCAAACAACAGTCACATGTGGTAGTTAGGAAGCAGTCTCTGACCAATATTAGATCACCATATAGCCCGCACGTTGTCTCTTCACAAAATTATTATGTGACTTCTTGAGAGACGTGTATAACTTGGGCAAGACAAAAGAATTGCACTTTCATGCATCTATAAACTCACTTTGATGTTGTTACATACATGatgttgttttcaatttcatgtTATTTCATGACTCCTAAGGCTCtatttggtaacacaaataagctagcttatagcttattatatgagcttataagcttgtttcaaaaaattagaggtgtttggtaacaagctttttgtactagcttatagctttttttcagatgctatttcaagtagcatttgagcttatagcttatagttttttacactttattccatttttaccctttaatttaataactacccactctaaaaaataaactgcCCACtgtcaattatgtaattttatatttatgctctgtttggtaacacaaataagctagcttatagcttattatatgagcttataagcttgtttcaaaaaattagaggtgtttggtaacaagctttttgtactagcttataactttttttcagatgctatttcaagtagcatttgagcttatagcttatagctttttacactttattccatttttaccctttaatttaataactacccactctaaaaaataaactacccactatcaattatgtaattttatattttataatcactttaaaagctaattttaccaaacactttaatttcaataagctagcttttcagctatcagctataagctagcttttcagctatcagctagcttatagcttatttttaccaaacagacccttaataaccactttaaaagctaattttaccaaacactttaatttcaataagctagcttttcagctatcagctataagctagtttttcagctatcaactagcttatcagctatcaactagcttatttttaccaaaacaGACCTTAAGTAACCGCTAATTTCAAACACCCAAAGATTGTTATCAAATTGAATTTGATATtgttaaagaaaaaacattgtCATTGGACCCCATATTCATGCTCATTTGTCTTCATCAACTAGCCACATGCCCTTGTCTCTCTAAATATTCTAAAAACTGTCGGTATATATCaacaatatattaataatttcatTGGATTTATATGGATTGTTGGCTTGAGATATTAAAGTATATTTTTCTTAAGTTTTTAAGTTCAATTGATTTTGGTATCAATTTTACCGTGGATAGTGGCAGAGTCATAATTATTATAGAGAATCCGGACAAAATTTTACATgtgacataatatataaatagttcaataaaaaatatcaattatatgCTACACTAACTCCTAAAATACCAACAATATTTTGGCTAGAGCTTGGAGTACTGTCCAGACTTACCAGGCGTTAGAGCCTCCTATGACGATGAACTAATTCATACAAAATTGAAGCCCTTACAATCGAATGGTGAAATTTAACCTCAAACTAGTCGGTCTTtggaccaaaaatataataataattcatataataagaataagataaaattgtatcgaacaaaaaataataattcatataataagaataagataaaattgtatcaaaaatttgatgtatattctaaatttcaataaaagaattacattttgttttatgcatgaaaaaaataaattatgagaggttgaatgaatgaatgaagaaaattcatgacaTTCATCTTGTGTTTGATCCTAAACCAGCCAACCTACCCAAAATCCCTTGTTTATAAGGCAAGAAAGTTCTCTTCTTCAAATCTTCAGATTCAGCTTTCTTTCTAGCATAATGCAATTCATGTGCAGAAACACCATTTTCCTTTCTTCTAGACCTTGGAATTGGTGGAATTGATGATAAAACTTTACCTTCTTCAGATAATTTCTTGTTATATGAAACAGGGTATTTTATGAATGGATCTTTACTTGTTCCTCTTCCTTCTGATGCACTACGAAATAGCAAAAAATCTCTTAATCTCCATATCCTAGAACTCTTTGATGAATTTGTAACAGGAACAGCTTCAACAGAATCTTCTTTGTTgttactatgttgttgttgttgttgttgatgattacgTTGTTGTTCTTCAACCCATGTGTATTTTGATGTTCTGTATGGAGAATGTGAACGTGTCACTCTTCTACCAGAATTTGAAAATTCAGAAGCTGGTGTTCTATCTCTTCCTCTTCTTTCCAAAGATGAATCTTTTTTGTTCTTTGGTGAAAAAGCTTCGATTATAGCTTTTTTCCCTTTTGAAATTGGAGATTTTTTGACTCTATTTGGTGATAAAAGAGGTGATGTAGCAGATTCTAAAGGTTTGATTTTTCCACCATGGAAAAGTTCTTCAGCTGAACGAGGTGATGAATCTGATTCTCTATTAACAGAAAATGCAAATccaacatcttcatcttcaaattGTGAGAAAAATCTTGATGGGCTAGTAGGGGCACTTAAGTAAAAAGCTTCACCAAAACGTTTTGGTGAAGAAGGTGCACTTAGATAAGGTGAAAGCATGTTGAAATTAAAATGATCCATTGTAGGACTCATTGTAGGACTTTGATTAGGACTATGTGACAACActtccattttttctttttgttgttctAATCTAACTTTGTGGATTGAATCAATAGGTTTATGGTTGGTTGGTGTTGGATATATATAACACAaaaatgtatgatttatttttataagataatAATTGATTGATGAGGATTGAAGGGTTGTGATGAATTTGTTGACTATTTGTATGGTATGGGTGAGTGGTGTCACAGGGTACTTAGACCTTAGCCGACTTTGTGTACCGATGcttggaatttttttataagctaagaTAAGAGATGAAAATCGTTTTGTATCAATTGTTGTTTTCATATGGTATCTAATCTAATGATATTCTAATTATGTGTAACCGTGTGGGAGTAGATTAAGTTATTCTACACGTGTGAAACTTTAATTAGGTAATATTGATTGTTTGGTAAACTTATATTTGTTTCCATATACATATATAGAGTCCGGATTCATTTTTTTTGATCAAGTTTTATTGATTATCTATGTATGGTAAAGATAAATGCAAATCATACATTAGTggaatatattttaataaaatggaTTTTACTGATTGTCTATCTTTTCTAAAAATTGTGCTGGTTCAGTTACATACTGATCTAAGATAACGTGTTTTGTCAATTTTCACTTATATAATAACTGACATTGACATTAAAATAATTGACGTTTAAGGTCAATCATGATATTAGACCATTATTATGAGATGTATCAATAAAACTAGACTCTTACCCGTGCAATGCACGAGTTTTAtgtgttattttatattataaaataatttgcaaaaatatttattaaattttatcttatctattttttttactaacatcaATAAGTAGTTCTGACAATCGACTAACtttttatatacataaaaattggacaaaagattattagaaaaacattaactattttgaataaaatacacaaaataataaaatgaataaaaaaaattaaaataataacaacccaaaataataataataattattattattataattagtaccacacattaaatgcatgtaagtggatgatgtgacTAAATGAAAGATTTTCATCCGTTTGTGGATTTgagtttagatagacaattggacaattatctaggatttatatatatagatgattGATGTTTTCACATTAATGGTCGTGGCACACCACTAGAGGTGGGAACATGTCAGGTCGGCCTACGGAGCCTTAAGGCCTGACTTACATAGGCTCATGTCAGGCaaacctatttctttaaatagagcataccaatgtttttttataagcctatttagttaaataggtcAGACTGCAGCccattaaaaaagtcttttaggCTATTAGGCCgacctatttaagttaatatgaataatatttttattactatcattatttatagaatttaatttatatattaaaatttgtattttggttaaattataaatttattaactttttcagtaGTTTAAGTGTATTAATCTACATgagtttttcacatatataaatgtattattataaattataattgaaatatgatgacatatatagtcaaagtctcgaaaatatcatgttaaatatcaaaatgacattggtttattagttcataagtatatctagtatatctaaaaataaatataattatttatttaaatatgctTATATGAAAtagacttttaaacaggctaacaggccacattaGACCTTTAAAGGACCAGACTCGGgtctaaaaaataagtctatgataggccacagacCAGGCTCGAGCCTTCGATATTTTGACAAGCCAGACTCAGGCTTGAGAAAGCCTACCTCGACCTAGCATATTCCCACCTCTACACAGCACCCATGCTATTTAAATCCTCTTTCACACAAAGGGATTAGCATATCGTTTCTTATTTTCAAACCTTTTTACACACAACGTCAAAGTATCTTACACATACACTCCATCCATCCTTCACAACCACAGTCTAGAGGCAACATTTTATCGCCAAAATCTGTTTAATCATGTAAGTCTTCCACAAGTGTGATCAAAATACATGGTATACAGCTTCTAGATTTTGGTTGTGTTAAGTTAGATTTACCCACGACTACATAACATTACCACGTGCAATGGTCTGAAACGGACGGTCTATGATTTAACTAATTTGGCAGCTGCTTCTAGATGAGTCTATACGAGAGTGAATTCTCTCCAtcggaaaaaaaattgagggaaTAATGTGTGGATCTAGATCATTAGATCAAAACatgtgataatattttaatgagaaaaaattgaagaaaagttATTCAATGGTTATGATGTAACTGTTGGCGCAGCTGAAGCTAGGCTTCGATCACTTTGGCCTGCACAGGCCTAGCAAGCAAGCAGGCAATCAAGGAAACACGCGCGCGCTGCACTGTCACTTTGGCCAAGCCAATGTGCACAGTTTCTGCAGGATCTACAATCCTTGTTGCTGCAACAATGGTGAATGAATGGAAAGAATGAAAAGCTCTTGTTtaacagaggaagaagaagaagattaggGAAAAATAGAATcagttttattcatccacaaTGGGGAAAAGTAGTTGGttacaatcactaatcatgAGCCAATTATTTATACTAGATCATCACAATGGTTGATGATTCTCTTAGGCCCTAACCAACTAACAACTTCCTAACTGACTCTAACACACTCTAACAACCTAGGTAAATCAAATCTAACTGACTCTAACAAACTCTATTAACAAACTtcactaacaaactaactaacttgcttaAGAAGCAATTAGCTACACTTTCTTTTGCTAGCTTGCACACCAAGCCAGCTCATCAACAATATGAATTAACCATCTAGAGTCTTCTTAGATTCAACACACCCCCTTAATTCATGTTGTCCACTGTCTCAATTCCCATTTCACTTCTTAATTTTTCAAACACCTGTGTTGTTACAGCCTTGGTTAACAAGTCTGCAACTTGCTCATCACTTCTGCAGTGCATTAGGGCCAAGTTACCATTGCTTACCTGCTCTCTTAAGTAATGGAACCTTAGCTCTATatgcttgcttcttccatgagcAATAGGGTTCTTTGCAAGATTGATAGCAGACACATTATCAATCTTCAAAGTGACAGTTTCACACCTGTCTTGACTGATTTCCTCAATTAGGTTTTTCAACCAAATGGCTTGACAGGTGCTGAGTGATGCTGCTATATACTCTGCTTCACAGGAGGATAGGGCCACTACAGGTTCCTTCTTTGAACACCATGATATTGGTGATCCACCATAGAAAAACATATAACCAGCTGTTGATTTTCTATCTTCATGATCACCACACCAATTTGAATCTGTGTAGCCAATCAGCTTGCATTCTTTGTCTCTATCACTTGCAGGGAACATAATACCATAGTTTATGGTCCCTTTCACATATCTAAGTATTCTTTTCACTGCAATCAAGTGTGAACTTTTAGGCCTTTCCATGAACCTGCTAGCAATCCCTACACTGTAAGCCAAGTCAGGCCTTGTATTGCACAAATACCTCAGAGAACCAATCATCTTTCTATAGAATGTAGGGTCTACATCCTCTTCTTCTGCACACTT
This portion of the Trifolium pratense cultivar HEN17-A07 linkage group LG3, ARS_RC_1.1, whole genome shotgun sequence genome encodes:
- the LOC123915786 gene encoding uncharacterized protein LOC123915786, producing MEVLSHSPNQSPTMSPTMDHFNFNMLSPYLSAPSSPKRFGEAFYLSAPTSPSRFFSQFEDEDVGFAFSVNRESDSSPRSAEELFHGGKIKPLESATSPLLSPNRVKKSPISKGKKAIIEAFSPKNKKDSSLERRGRDRTPASEFSNSGRRVTRSHSPYRTSKYTWVEEQQRNHQQQQQQHSNNKEDSVEAVPVTNSSKSSRIWRLRDFLLFRSASEGRGTSKDPFIKYPVSYNKKLSEEGKVLSSIPPIPRSRRKENGVSAHELHYARKKAESEDLKKRTFLPYKQGILGRLAGLGSNTR